The proteins below come from a single Drosophila teissieri strain GT53w chromosome 3L, Prin_Dtei_1.1, whole genome shotgun sequence genomic window:
- the LOC122615481 gene encoding uncharacterized protein LOC122615481 isoform X2, with product MMLEEQPSASSRPTTSSSYLSDQDPPMSYAAAVESLPVSRLKVKVVLSPRLKRSGNQPPIKRPSPKSSPDAKVKLTPPTQSKPHNVQLNPRRNMAQVPPQSRVAQANPKPNNLPPPAGNNKKSKSKRSQKARQNQQRSEATSPELPVSPQPCDTPSSSPKFSDTTAYLDHYHEQMQRFLAEQTAGQKPYPNRGQVKSCKHNVQLPTNRSLFDFDERLFKRGDLESAAILAQNQAMMRKWLNPSMLIS from the coding sequence ATGATGCTGGAGGAACAACCTTCTGCATCGAGTCGTCCAACCACATCCTCTTCCTATTTATCGGACCAAGATCCTCCGATGAGTTATGCTGCTGCGGTGGAATCACTCCCCGTGTCTAGGCTCAAGGTCAAGGTGGTGCTTTCCCCACGTCTCAAGCGGTCCGGCAATCAGCCGCCGATAAAGCGGCCGAGTCCCAAATCTTCTCCCGACGCCAAGGTCAAATTGACCCCACCGACGCAGTCTAAGCCACACAATGTTCAGCTAAATCCGAGGCGCAACATGGCCCAGGTTCCTCCCCAATCCCGCGTTGCCCAGGCGAATCCCAAGCCGAACAACTTACCGCCACCTGccggcaacaataaaaaatccAAGTCAAAGAGATCCCAGAAGGCCAGGCAAAATCAACAACGTTCGGAGGCAACTTCTCCGGAACTGCCAGTCTCACCACAACCGTGTGATACTCCGAGTAGTTCGCCGAAGTTCTCCGATACCACAGCCTACCTGGACCATTACCATGAGCAAATGCAGCGCTTTCTGGCGGAGCAGACGGCTGGTCAAAAGCCTTATCCCAACCGTGGCCAAGTGAAGTCCTGCAAACACAATGTCCAGCTCCCAACCAACCGATCCCTTTTCGACTTCGATGAGCGACTATTCAAACGCGGCGACTTGGAGTCGGCCGCCATTTTGGCCCAGAATCAGGCCATGATGCGCAAGTGGCTGAACCCCAGCATGCTGATCTCCTAG
- the LOC122615481 gene encoding uncharacterized protein LOC122615481 isoform X1: MKSQYTRKAKPEPAKTPTAIEPKTNSKLAGPRSRSTTVVVKRRNRRNRIDGAAGGSTGGNADVGKCSAGFCGGGNSRGNNSEGGKSTGCNSGGSNSRGNNSRAGYTGGGNGNTGAGSSGAGNKSGQLVPVRHKPLSDYMMLEEQPSASSRPTTSSSYLSDQDPPMSYAAAVESLPVSRLKVKVVLSPRLKRSGNQPPIKRPSPKSSPDAKVKLTPPTQSKPHNVQLNPRRNMAQVPPQSRVAQANPKPNNLPPPAGNNKKSKSKRSQKARQNQQRSEATSPELPVSPQPCDTPSSSPKFSDTTAYLDHYHEQMQRFLAEQTAGQKPYPNRGQVKSCKHNVQLPTNRSLFDFDERLFKRGDLESAAILAQNQAMMRKWLNPSMLIS; encoded by the exons ATGAAATCCCAGTACACCCGAAAAGCCAAA CCAGAGCCAGCCAAAACACCTACAGCAATAGAGCCCAAGACGAATAGTAAACTGGCGGGTCCAAGATCGAGATCCACCACGGTGGTGGTGAAGCGCCGGAATCGCCGAAATCGCATTGATGGAGCAGCCGGAGGCTCCACAGGCGGCAATGCCGACGTGGGTAAATGCAGCGCAGGTTTCTGCGGAGGTGGTAATTCCAGAGGAAATAATTCCGAAGGAGGTAAATCGACTGGATGCAATTCCGGTGGAAGTAATTCCAGAGGAAACAATTCCCGAGCAGGTTATACTGGTGGAGGTAATGGTAATACCGGTGCTGGTAGTTCCGGAGCTGGGAACAAGTCCGGCCAGCTCGTTCCGGTGCGGCATAAGCCTCTAAGCGACTACATGATGCTGGAGGAACAACCTTCTGCATCGAGTCGTCCAACCACATCCTCTTCCTATTTATCGGACCAAGATCCTCCGATGAGTTATGCTGCTGCGGTGGAATCACTCCCCGTGTCTAGGCTCAAGGTCAAGGTGGTGCTTTCCCCACGTCTCAAGCGGTCCGGCAATCAGCCGCCGATAAAGCGGCCGAGTCCCAAATCTTCTCCCGACGCCAAGGTCAAATTGACCCCACCGACGCAGTCTAAGCCACACAATGTTCAGCTAAATCCGAGGCGCAACATGGCCCAGGTTCCTCCCCAATCCCGCGTTGCCCAGGCGAATCCCAAGCCGAACAACTTACCGCCACCTGccggcaacaataaaaaatccAAGTCAAAGAGATCCCAGAAGGCCAGGCAAAATCAACAACGTTCGGAGGCAACTTCTCCGGAACTGCCAGTCTCACCACAACCGTGTGATACTCCGAGTAGTTCGCCGAAGTTCTCCGATACCACAGCCTACCTGGACCATTACCATGAGCAAATGCAGCGCTTTCTGGCGGAGCAGACGGCTGGTCAAAAGCCTTATCCCAACCGTGGCCAAGTGAAGTCCTGCAAACACAATGTCCAGCTCCCAACCAACCGATCCCTTTTCGACTTCGATGAGCGACTATTCAAACGCGGCGACTTGGAGTCGGCCGCCATTTTGGCCCAGAATCAGGCCATGATGCGCAAGTGGCTGAACCCCAGCATGCTGATCTCCTAG